A genomic stretch from Streptomyces fungicidicus includes:
- a CDS encoding acetylxylan esterase, protein MALFDLPLDELREYRSASTAPEDFDAFWSKTLDEAREHELDARFEPVDTGLSTVRVFDVTFAGFGGHPVKGWLTLPAGADAPLPLVVEFIGYGGGRGLPHEHLLWASTGRAHFVMDTRGQGSAWGAGGGTADPVGGAPAYPGFMTRGMDAPENYYYRRVFTDAVRAVEAARSHPLTDASRTVAVGASQGGGITLAVGGLVPDLAAVAPDVPFLCDFPRATTLTDRNPYREIGLYLKTHRGRFEDALRTLSYFDGVHFAARGTAPALFSTALEDQTCPPSTVFGAFNAWAHDDKAIEVYDFNDHEGGGPFQEAAKLRWMRAYI, encoded by the coding sequence ATGGCCCTGTTCGACCTCCCCCTCGACGAACTGCGCGAGTACCGCAGCGCGTCCACCGCGCCCGAGGACTTCGACGCGTTCTGGTCCAAGACGCTCGACGAGGCACGCGAGCACGAGCTGGACGCGCGTTTCGAGCCGGTCGACACGGGCCTGTCCACCGTGCGGGTGTTCGACGTGACGTTCGCGGGGTTCGGCGGTCACCCGGTCAAGGGCTGGCTGACGCTGCCCGCCGGCGCCGACGCCCCGCTGCCGCTGGTGGTGGAGTTCATCGGCTACGGCGGCGGCCGCGGACTGCCCCACGAGCATCTGCTGTGGGCGTCCACGGGCCGGGCCCACTTCGTGATGGACACCCGCGGACAGGGCAGCGCCTGGGGCGCCGGCGGCGGTACCGCGGACCCGGTCGGCGGCGCGCCGGCCTATCCCGGGTTCATGACGCGGGGCATGGACGCGCCCGAGAACTACTACTACCGCCGGGTGTTCACGGACGCCGTGCGCGCGGTGGAGGCGGCGCGCTCGCACCCGCTGACCGACGCGAGCCGCACGGTGGCCGTGGGCGCCAGCCAGGGCGGCGGCATCACCCTCGCGGTGGGCGGCCTCGTCCCGGACCTGGCCGCCGTCGCGCCGGACGTGCCGTTCCTGTGCGACTTCCCGCGTGCGACGACGCTCACCGACCGCAATCCGTACCGGGAGATCGGCCTCTACCTCAAGACGCACCGGGGCCGCTTCGAGGACGCGCTGCGCACCCTGTCCTACTTCGACGGCGTGCACTTCGCCGCCCGCGGCACCGCGCCCGCCCTGTTCTCGACCGCCCTGGAGGACCAGACCTGCCCGCCCTCGACGGTCTTCGGGGCGTTCAACGCCTGGGCGCACGACGACAAGGCGATCGAGGTGTACGACTTCAACGACCACGAGGGCGGCGGCCCGTTCCAGGAGGCGGCCAAGCTGCGCTGGATGCGCGCGTACATCTGA
- a CDS encoding Rv1733c family protein: protein MRTRVLCRRRRGPLCRRSDVVEGWTVLAVAVLLCVGAPLVGAVTAWWAHGEARATALEQRGDRHRVRAEVVERPSRSWPAAESGERQVLRADVRWTEPGEVTRTAAARVPVHARPGDVVHVWFDSRGRDVEPPVDDASVWQYGIGMGAGAAGGTAAAVLLAHRAVRGAAMRRRLAEWERAWARAEPEWSHRGA from the coding sequence ATGCGAACGCGGGTGCTGTGCCGCCGCCGGCGTGGTCCGCTGTGCCGCCGTTCGGACGTCGTCGAGGGGTGGACGGTGCTGGCCGTCGCCGTGCTGCTGTGCGTGGGCGCGCCCCTGGTGGGCGCGGTCACCGCCTGGTGGGCGCACGGCGAGGCGCGGGCGACCGCGCTGGAACAGCGCGGCGACCGCCACCGGGTGCGCGCCGAGGTCGTGGAGCGGCCGTCCCGGTCCTGGCCCGCCGCCGAGTCGGGCGAACGGCAGGTCCTGCGCGCCGACGTGCGTTGGACGGAGCCCGGCGAGGTCACCCGCACCGCCGCCGCCCGGGTCCCGGTGCACGCGCGTCCCGGAGACGTGGTGCACGTGTGGTTCGACTCCCGGGGGCGCGATGTGGAACCCCCGGTCGACGACGCCTCGGTGTGGCAGTACGGCATCGGCATGGGGGCGGGGGCGGCGGGCGGCACTGCGGCCGCGGTGCTGCTCGCGCACCGGGCGGTGCGCGGGGCGGCCATGCGCCGCAGGCTGGCGGAGTGGGAGCGGGCCTGGGCCCGCGCCGAGCCGGAGTGGTCGCACCGCGGCGCCTGA
- a CDS encoding ferredoxin reductase, giving the protein MPGRIGVSEGTASVWRTATLTEVRRETPRVATFRFAVPGWPGHVPGQHLMVRLTAQDGYVAQRHYSIASAPDDSGHIELTLDHVEDGEVSGWFHTVARPGDRIEVRGPLSGFFAWPGDRPALLVGAGSGVVPLMSMLRHHRARDMRIPLRLLVSARGPEDLIYAREFGAETTPVFTRSAPEGVPVGRMTAAHVAPFLAKQPPSGWEAYVCGSNSFAEHASRLLVAAGQPVERIRIERFG; this is encoded by the coding sequence GTGCCCGGACGCATCGGGGTGAGCGAGGGGACCGCCTCCGTGTGGCGGACGGCCACACTGACCGAGGTCCGCCGGGAGACCCCGCGCGTGGCCACCTTCCGCTTCGCGGTGCCCGGCTGGCCGGGGCATGTGCCCGGGCAACACTTGATGGTGCGGCTGACCGCGCAGGACGGCTATGTGGCCCAGCGCCACTATTCGATCGCGTCCGCGCCGGACGACTCCGGGCACATCGAGCTGACCCTGGACCATGTCGAGGACGGCGAGGTCTCGGGCTGGTTCCACACGGTGGCCCGGCCCGGGGACCGGATCGAGGTGCGGGGGCCGCTCAGCGGCTTCTTCGCCTGGCCGGGCGACCGGCCCGCGCTGCTGGTCGGCGCCGGCTCGGGGGTGGTCCCGCTGATGTCGATGCTGCGGCACCACCGGGCCCGGGACATGAGGATCCCGCTGCGCCTGCTGGTGTCGGCCCGCGGACCCGAGGACCTCATCTACGCGCGCGAGTTCGGCGCGGAGACCACCCCGGTGTTCACCCGCAGCGCCCCCGAGGGTGTGCCGGTGGGACGTATGACCGCCGCACATGTGGCGCCGTTCCTGGCCAAGCAGCCACCCAGTGGGTGGGAGGCCTATGTGTGCGGCTCCAACTCCTTTGCCGAGCACGCCTCCCGGCTGCTCGTGGCGGCCGGCCAGCCCGTGGAGCGGATCCGGATCGAGCGCTTCGGCTGA
- a CDS encoding sulfite oxidase-like oxidoreductase yields the protein MNTTRGFTGRPRVHRPGLPPGQYDAGDEWPVLSAEVTPDIAPADWTFRIDGLVAEPRTWDWEQAHALPASAYEGDIHCVTSWSKFGVRFGGVSLDAFLDMVRPHGSATHVVAYAHTGYTTSLPLADVTGGRAWIAWDYDGRPLPAEHGGPARLLVPHLYFWKSAKWIAGLRLLDHDEPGFWEGNGYHARGNPWKEQRYSGD from the coding sequence GTGAACACCACCCGAGGCTTCACCGGCCGCCCTCGTGTGCACCGTCCCGGGCTGCCGCCCGGGCAGTACGACGCGGGCGACGAATGGCCCGTCCTGTCCGCCGAGGTCACGCCCGACATCGCGCCCGCCGACTGGACCTTCCGGATCGACGGGCTGGTGGCGGAGCCCCGCACCTGGGACTGGGAGCAGGCGCACGCCCTGCCCGCCTCGGCGTACGAGGGTGACATCCACTGTGTGACGAGCTGGTCGAAGTTCGGCGTGCGGTTCGGCGGGGTCTCGCTGGACGCGTTCCTGGACATGGTCCGGCCCCATGGGTCGGCCACACATGTGGTGGCGTACGCGCACACCGGCTACACCACCAGCCTGCCCCTCGCGGACGTGACCGGTGGCCGGGCCTGGATCGCCTGGGACTACGACGGCCGCCCGCTGCCCGCCGAGCACGGCGGCCCGGCGCGGCTGCTGGTGCCGCACCTGTACTTCTGGAAGAGCGCCAAGTGGATCGCGGGGCTGCGGCTCCTGGACCACGACGAGCCGGGCTTCTGGGAGGGCAACGGCTACCACGCGCGGGGCAACCCGTGGAAGGAGCAGCGGTACTCCGGTGACTGA
- a CDS encoding MarR family winged helix-turn-helix transcriptional regulator, with product MDAAEAVETIQREMTVFARRARASAGRMHPELSLVSYTLLGHLETSGGCRATDLAAHYALDKSTVSRQVTALERSGLVERRPDPEDHRVQVVMLTSEGRRILARVTESRRAAFGERLADWPEEDLRRFAGYLERYNAWSGPRKAPPPQPSPGP from the coding sequence GTGGACGCTGCCGAGGCCGTGGAGACCATCCAGCGCGAGATGACGGTCTTCGCCCGCCGTGCCCGCGCGTCGGCCGGGCGGATGCACCCCGAGCTGTCGCTGGTGTCGTACACGCTGCTGGGGCATCTGGAGACCAGCGGCGGCTGCCGGGCCACCGACCTGGCCGCCCACTACGCGCTGGACAAGTCCACGGTGAGCCGCCAGGTGACCGCGCTCGAGCGGTCCGGACTCGTCGAACGGCGCCCGGACCCGGAGGACCACCGGGTGCAGGTGGTGATGCTGACGTCGGAGGGCAGGCGCATCCTGGCCCGGGTGACCGAGAGCCGCCGCGCGGCCTTCGGGGAGCGGCTCGCGGACTGGCCGGAGGAGGACCTGCGCCGGTTCGCCGGCTACCTGGAGCGCTACAACGCGTGGTCCGGCCCCCGGAAGGCCCCGCCCCCGCAGCCGTCACCGGGGCCCTGA
- a CDS encoding putative protein N(5)-glutamine methyltransferase produces MPHTPSQSFPPSPPSAPSAPASREAVESALRAAGCVFAEDEAELILAAAPTPDDVAPMVERRAAGLPLELVVGWAEFHGRRITVEPGVFVPRRRTEFLVEQALARAPGATLVVDLCCGSGAVGAALAAALGGVELHAADIDPAAVRCARRNVAGLGGQVHTGDLFAALPGELRGRVDVLAANVPYVPSDEIGLLPPEARDHEPRAALDGGADGLDVLRRVAAEAPDWLAPGGCLLVETSRRQAPAAVDTFTAAGLRPDLAASEDHHAHVVIGVAP; encoded by the coding sequence TTGCCGCACACGCCGTCCCAGTCCTTCCCGCCCTCTCCACCCTCCGCACCGTCCGCGCCCGCGTCCCGGGAAGCGGTGGAGTCCGCGCTGCGCGCCGCCGGCTGCGTCTTCGCCGAGGACGAGGCCGAGCTGATCCTCGCCGCCGCGCCCACCCCCGACGACGTCGCCCCGATGGTCGAGCGCCGGGCGGCCGGGCTGCCCCTCGAACTCGTCGTCGGCTGGGCCGAGTTCCACGGCCGGCGCATCACCGTGGAACCCGGTGTCTTCGTGCCCCGCCGCCGTACCGAGTTCCTCGTCGAACAGGCCCTGGCGCGGGCGCCCGGCGCGACGCTCGTCGTCGACCTGTGCTGCGGTTCCGGCGCCGTCGGCGCGGCGCTGGCCGCGGCACTCGGCGGGGTCGAGCTGCACGCCGCCGACATCGACCCGGCCGCGGTGCGCTGCGCCCGCCGCAATGTCGCCGGACTCGGCGGGCAGGTCCACACCGGTGACCTGTTCGCGGCGCTCCCCGGAGAGCTGCGCGGCCGGGTCGACGTCCTCGCGGCCAATGTGCCGTACGTGCCCAGTGACGAGATCGGCCTGCTGCCCCCGGAGGCCCGCGACCACGAGCCGCGCGCCGCGCTCGACGGCGGCGCGGACGGTCTCGACGTGCTGCGCAGGGTCGCCGCGGAGGCGCCGGACTGGCTGGCGCCGGGCGGCTGCCTCCTGGTGGAGACCAGCCGCCGCCAGGCACCCGCCGCCGTCGACACCTTCACCGCCGCCGGCCTGCGCCCCGACCTGGCCGCCTCCGAGGACCACCACGCCCACGTGGTCATCGGCGTCGCACCGTAG
- a CDS encoding SpoIIE family protein phosphatase, producing MSAAGSPPAGGEGPVRPSGLLDVLRVASVVLDTEGRIVLWSPQAEELFGYGAREALGRYAAQIMVHEEHLDLVVKLFAEVMRTGRSWAGAFPIRRKDGGTRLVEFRNMRLLDDRGKVYALGLAVDQATVRRLEQEVALSNRIVAQSPIGLAVLDGDLRYVSVNPALERMHGLPAGEHLGRTMPEVLPRIDTEEVEDSARRVLETGLPAVDRSMTGRTPADPDDDHAWHVSLYRLENTLGTVLGVAVSVVDITEQHRANTEAESARRRLAVIADATARIGTSLDLERTAGELADVAVPELADAAAVDLLEAVAQGRRSTFGPTEDAVIRALAVRWVATPDVLSAADPPGLVTRYAPDRLITECVRTGLPVMVPHVDDEDLARIARSPEAAALLARAGVHSYLAVPLIARGEVLGALDLTRTRNPRAFDEDDLLLARELASRAAVQIDNARWYQSARDTALTLQRSLLPSHPPVTGGLEVASRYQPGGATSEVGGDWFDVIPLEDGRTALVVGDVMGSGIPAAATMGRLRTATHTLASLGLDPAVLLEHLDRITAGLDQALATCVYAVHDPRERRCTIANAGYLPPARVRAGHAAELLDLPTGVPLGVGGVGFSTTTVDLGPGDRLVLYTDGLVETRRHALDERLDRLLGLLDRPGHSLEEVCDLLLGTLREPDNVDDVALLIARATTPA from the coding sequence ATGAGTGCAGCGGGGTCACCCCCGGCCGGCGGCGAGGGGCCGGTGCGTCCCAGCGGGCTGCTCGACGTGCTGCGCGTGGCCTCGGTGGTCCTGGACACCGAGGGGCGGATCGTGCTGTGGAGCCCCCAGGCCGAGGAGCTGTTCGGGTACGGCGCCCGGGAGGCGCTGGGCCGGTACGCCGCGCAGATCATGGTGCACGAGGAGCACCTGGACCTCGTGGTGAAACTCTTCGCCGAGGTGATGCGCACCGGACGGAGCTGGGCCGGGGCCTTCCCGATCCGCCGCAAGGACGGCGGCACCCGGCTGGTGGAGTTCCGCAACATGCGACTGCTGGACGACCGGGGCAAGGTGTACGCCCTCGGGCTCGCGGTGGACCAGGCGACCGTGCGCCGGCTGGAGCAGGAGGTGGCGCTCTCCAACCGGATCGTCGCCCAGTCCCCCATCGGCCTGGCCGTGCTGGACGGCGATCTGCGCTACGTCTCGGTGAACCCGGCGCTGGAGCGGATGCACGGCCTCCCGGCCGGGGAGCACCTGGGCCGCACCATGCCCGAGGTGCTGCCGCGGATCGACACCGAGGAGGTCGAGGACAGCGCCCGCCGGGTCCTGGAGACCGGCCTGCCCGCCGTCGACCGGTCCATGACGGGGCGTACCCCGGCCGACCCGGACGACGACCACGCCTGGCACGTCTCGCTGTACCGGCTGGAGAACACGCTCGGCACGGTGCTGGGCGTGGCGGTGTCGGTGGTGGACATCACCGAGCAGCACCGGGCGAACACGGAGGCGGAGAGCGCCCGGCGGCGGCTGGCCGTGATCGCCGACGCCACCGCCCGGATCGGCACCAGCCTGGACCTGGAGCGGACGGCCGGTGAGCTCGCCGACGTGGCCGTGCCGGAGCTGGCCGACGCGGCCGCGGTGGATCTGCTGGAGGCGGTGGCGCAGGGCCGGCGCAGCACCTTCGGGCCCACCGAGGACGCGGTGATCCGGGCACTGGCGGTGCGCTGGGTGGCCACGCCGGACGTGCTGTCGGCGGCCGATCCGCCGGGTCTGGTGACGCGGTACGCGCCCGACCGGCTGATCACCGAGTGCGTGCGCACCGGGCTGCCGGTGATGGTGCCGCACGTGGACGACGAGGACCTGGCGCGGATCGCGCGCTCGCCGGAGGCGGCGGCGCTGCTGGCGCGGGCGGGTGTCCACTCGTACCTGGCCGTGCCGCTGATCGCGCGCGGGGAGGTGCTGGGCGCCCTCGACCTCACCCGTACACGCAACCCCCGCGCGTTCGACGAGGACGATCTGCTGCTGGCGCGGGAACTGGCCTCCCGCGCGGCCGTGCAGATCGACAACGCCCGCTGGTACCAGAGCGCCCGCGACACCGCCCTCACCCTCCAGCGGAGTCTGCTGCCGAGCCATCCGCCCGTGACGGGCGGGCTCGAGGTCGCCTCCCGCTACCAGCCGGGGGGCGCCACCAGCGAGGTGGGCGGCGACTGGTTCGACGTGATCCCGCTGGAGGACGGCAGGACGGCCCTCGTCGTGGGGGACGTGATGGGCAGCGGAATTCCCGCGGCGGCCACCATGGGCCGGCTGCGCACGGCGACCCACACCCTCGCCTCCCTCGGTCTCGATCCGGCGGTGCTCCTGGAGCACCTGGACCGGATCACCGCCGGCCTGGACCAGGCGCTCGCCACCTGCGTCTACGCCGTCCACGATCCCCGTGAGCGGCGGTGCACGATCGCCAACGCCGGGTATCTGCCGCCCGCCCGGGTGCGGGCGGGGCACGCCGCCGAACTGCTGGACCTGCCGACCGGGGTGCCGCTGGGCGTGGGCGGGGTCGGCTTCTCCACGACCACCGTCGACCTGGGACCGGGCGACCGTCTGGTCCTCTACACCGACGGTCTCGTCGAGACGCGCCGGCACGCGCTGGACGAGCGCCTGGACCGGCTGCTCGGCCTGCTGGACCGTCCCGGCCACTCCCTGGAGGAGGTCTGCGACCTCCTCCTGGGCACCCTCCGCGAACCGGACAACGTCGACGACGTGGCCCTCCTCATCGCCCGGGCCACCACACCGGCCTGA
- a CDS encoding NADPH-dependent 2,4-dienoyl-CoA reductase yields MSRYPHLLTPLDLGFTTLPNRVLMGSMHIGLEEAEGGFPRMAEFYAARARGGVGLIVTGGIAPNDEGRPYEGGARMTTEAEAEQHRTVTDAVHREGGRIAMQILHFGRYAYHRDLVAPSPVQAPISPFPPRELTDAEVGRTVDDYARAARLARQAGYDGVEIMGSEGYLINEFVAAQTNQRTDRWGGSYENRMRFPVEIVRRVREAVGEDFIVIYRLSMLDLVPGGSTLDEVITLAKAVEAAGATIINTGIGWHEARIPTIATSVPRGAYTWVTKRLMGEVSVPLVTTNRINTPELAERLLAEGTADMVSVARPMLADPDFVAKAADGRPEAINTCIGCNQACLDHTFSGQITSCLVNPRACHETELVLAPTRRRKRVAVVGAGPAGLACAVSAAERGHAVTLFDAASEIGGQLNVARKVPGKQEFDETLRYFRTRLAELAVEVRLDTRVTAGDVAGHDEVVVATGVSPRVPDIPGVDHPSVLGYLDVLRDGAPVGDRVAVLGAGGIGFDVAEFLTDGGDKAHEDPATYFRQWGVDLDYRAPGGLAAPERPAPPRTVHLLQRKPTKVGAGLGRTTGWIHRTELRHRGVTMVPGVRYDRIDDAGLHVTIDGESTVLEVDTVVLCTGQEPRRDLYEELVAAGRAVHLIGGADVAAELDAKRAIKQGTELAAAL; encoded by the coding sequence ATGAGCCGTTACCCCCACCTGCTGACCCCCCTCGACCTGGGCTTCACCACCCTGCCCAACCGGGTCCTCATGGGTTCCATGCACATCGGTCTGGAGGAGGCCGAGGGCGGCTTCCCGCGCATGGCCGAGTTCTACGCCGCCCGCGCCCGCGGCGGGGTCGGCCTCATCGTCACCGGAGGCATCGCCCCCAACGACGAGGGACGGCCCTACGAGGGCGGCGCCAGGATGACCACCGAGGCGGAGGCGGAGCAGCACCGGACCGTCACCGACGCCGTGCACCGCGAGGGCGGGCGCATCGCGATGCAGATCCTGCACTTCGGCCGGTACGCCTACCACCGGGACCTGGTCGCCCCCAGCCCCGTGCAGGCGCCGATCAGCCCCTTCCCGCCGCGCGAGCTCACCGACGCCGAGGTCGGGCGCACCGTCGACGACTACGCCCGCGCCGCCCGCCTCGCCCGGCAGGCCGGCTACGACGGCGTCGAGATCATGGGCTCCGAGGGCTATCTGATCAACGAGTTCGTCGCCGCGCAGACGAATCAGCGCACCGACCGCTGGGGCGGCTCCTACGAGAACCGCATGCGCTTCCCCGTCGAGATCGTCCGCCGGGTGCGCGAGGCGGTCGGCGAGGACTTCATCGTCATCTACCGGCTCTCCATGCTCGACCTGGTGCCCGGCGGCTCCACGCTGGACGAGGTGATCACGCTGGCCAAGGCGGTCGAGGCCGCCGGAGCGACGATCATCAACACCGGCATCGGCTGGCACGAGGCCCGCATCCCCACCATCGCCACCTCCGTGCCCCGCGGCGCCTACACCTGGGTGACCAAGCGCCTCATGGGCGAGGTCTCGGTGCCGCTGGTCACCACCAACCGCATCAACACGCCCGAACTCGCCGAACGGCTGCTCGCGGAAGGCACGGCGGACATGGTGTCCGTGGCCCGCCCCATGCTCGCCGACCCCGACTTCGTCGCCAAGGCCGCCGACGGCCGGCCCGAGGCGATCAACACCTGCATCGGCTGCAACCAGGCCTGCCTCGACCACACCTTCAGCGGGCAGATCACCTCCTGCCTGGTCAACCCGCGCGCCTGCCACGAGACCGAGCTGGTCCTCGCCCCGACCCGCCGCCGCAAGCGCGTCGCCGTCGTCGGCGCCGGACCGGCCGGCCTCGCCTGCGCCGTCAGCGCCGCCGAACGCGGCCACGCCGTCACCCTGTTCGACGCCGCGAGCGAGATCGGCGGCCAGCTGAACGTCGCCCGCAAGGTCCCCGGCAAGCAGGAGTTCGACGAGACCCTGCGCTACTTCCGCACCCGGCTCGCCGAACTGGCCGTTGAGGTACGCCTGGACACCCGCGTCACCGCGGGCGACGTGGCCGGGCACGACGAGGTCGTCGTCGCCACCGGCGTCAGCCCCCGCGTCCCCGACATCCCCGGCGTGGACCACCCGAGCGTCCTCGGCTACCTCGACGTGCTCCGGGACGGCGCCCCCGTCGGCGACCGGGTCGCCGTGCTCGGCGCGGGCGGCATCGGCTTCGACGTGGCCGAGTTCCTCACCGACGGCGGCGACAAGGCGCACGAGGACCCGGCGACGTACTTCCGCCAGTGGGGCGTCGACCTCGACTACCGCGCGCCCGGCGGGCTGGCGGCGCCCGAGCGTCCCGCCCCGCCGCGCACCGTCCACCTGCTCCAGCGCAAGCCGACCAAGGTCGGCGCCGGCCTGGGCAGGACCACCGGCTGGATCCACCGGACCGAGCTCAGGCACCGCGGCGTCACCATGGTTCCCGGTGTGCGCTACGACCGGATCGACGACGCCGGACTGCACGTCACCATCGACGGGGAGAGCACCGTCCTGGAGGTCGACACGGTGGTCCTGTGCACCGGTCAGGAGCCGCGCCGCGACCTGTACGAGGAACTGGTCGCCGCCGGCCGGGCCGTCCACCTGATCGGCGGCGCCGACGTGGCCGCCGAACTGGACGCCAAGCGGGCCATCAAGCAGGGCACCGAGCTGGCCGCGGCGCTGTAG
- a CDS encoding PadR family transcriptional regulator — MSLPHAILTALLEKPSSGLELTRRFDRSIGYFWSATHQQIYRELGKLDAEGLIRALPSEQPARGQKKAYEVLPAGRAELARWTAASQDPKPHRDAMLLRLRAAAVVGTAGLEDDLRRHRELHERQLGEYREIERRDFPPGKDGREDRLRHLVLRAGIDLETFWTQWLDRALAEFARLPDADQPERPGARDT; from the coding sequence ATGTCACTCCCGCACGCGATCCTCACCGCCCTGCTCGAGAAGCCGTCGTCGGGGCTGGAGCTGACCCGCCGGTTCGACAGGTCGATCGGCTACTTCTGGTCCGCGACGCACCAGCAGATCTATCGCGAGCTCGGGAAGCTGGACGCGGAGGGCCTGATCCGGGCCCTCCCCTCCGAGCAGCCGGCCCGCGGGCAGAAAAAGGCGTACGAGGTGCTGCCGGCGGGCCGGGCGGAACTGGCGCGCTGGACCGCCGCGTCCCAGGACCCCAAGCCGCACCGTGACGCGATGCTGCTGCGGCTGAGGGCGGCGGCCGTGGTCGGCACCGCCGGTCTCGAGGACGATCTCCGGCGCCACCGGGAGCTGCACGAAAGGCAGTTGGGGGAGTACCGGGAGATCGAACGGCGGGACTTCCCGCCGGGCAAGGACGGCAGGGAGGACCGGCTGCGGCATCTGGTGCTGCGCGCCGGCATCGACCTGGAGACGTTCTGGACGCAGTGGCTCGACCGCGCGCTCGCGGAGTTCGCCCGGCTGCCGGACGCGGACCAGCCGGAACGCCCCGGCGCCCGGGACACCTGA
- a CDS encoding fibronectin type III domain-containing protein — translation MRGVPPAVSPRRLLALCGILLLLASCRWGGADEEDGGERPPGAPTGVTAEAGSATSVHVMWNAAADARVSRYEVYRGGTKVGEVPASEHMVDVTRLRPGTRHVFTVRARDRDGRLGPRSREVRATTPAAAAADDTAPTRPADLRGRAAGSRAAQLSWSAATDDRGVVSYDVYQGGTKIHSVGGNQTATVVTGLRPGTRYAFTVRARDAADNLSPAGSAVRLTTAGGADGRATSPTGFRAASEESDGAYYLVLDWVPPRVDGVVTEYEVRLDGRVATSLVYGGDAPRDRATYRFYAGREPGVTHRVRIRAMLPDGTWGGFSAERAVTTGGG, via the coding sequence GTGCGTGGCGTTCCCCCAGCCGTGTCCCCGCGTCGCCTTCTCGCGCTCTGCGGGATCCTCCTGCTGCTCGCCTCGTGCCGCTGGGGCGGAGCGGACGAGGAGGACGGCGGCGAACGGCCGCCCGGTGCGCCGACCGGTGTCACGGCCGAGGCCGGCAGCGCCACCAGCGTCCATGTCATGTGGAACGCGGCCGCCGACGCCCGGGTGAGCCGCTACGAGGTGTACCGGGGCGGCACGAAGGTCGGGGAGGTACCCGCTTCGGAGCACATGGTCGACGTCACCAGGCTCCGGCCCGGGACCCGCCATGTCTTCACGGTGCGGGCGCGGGACCGCGACGGGCGGCTCGGCCCGCGCAGCCGGGAGGTGCGGGCGACGACGCCCGCGGCGGCCGCGGCCGACGACACCGCCCCCACCCGCCCGGCGGACCTGAGGGGCCGGGCGGCCGGAAGCCGGGCGGCCCAGCTGTCGTGGTCCGCCGCGACCGACGACCGGGGCGTGGTGTCGTACGACGTCTACCAGGGCGGGACGAAGATCCACAGTGTCGGCGGGAACCAGACGGCCACCGTGGTGACGGGGCTGCGGCCGGGCACCCGCTACGCCTTCACCGTCCGGGCCCGGGACGCGGCCGACAACCTCTCCCCGGCCGGCTCCGCCGTCCGGCTCACCACCGCCGGCGGCGCGGACGGCCGGGCCACCTCGCCCACCGGATTCCGCGCCGCGAGCGAGGAGTCCGACGGCGCCTACTACCTCGTCCTGGACTGGGTGCCGCCGCGCGTCGACGGGGTGGTCACGGAGTACGAGGTGCGCCTGGACGGCCGTGTCGCCACCTCGCTCGTCTACGGCGGTGACGCACCCCGCGACCGGGCGACGTACCGCTTCTACGCCGGCCGGGAGCCGGGCGTCACCCACCGGGTGCGGATCCGGGCGATGCTGCCGGACGGGACCTGGGGCGGTTTCTCGGCGGAGCGCGCGGTGACCACGGGCGGCGGCTGA
- a CDS encoding glycoside hydrolase family 75 protein: MAGVAMLAPSAPPAPSEPATAPPAPLPPAAAPQPVTAPVMSPPAVAPPAVPVPPVLPPVTAPPVTAPSTPAASGTAPAPRTEPGARRADAVSAADLLARVRTCTPVSRGRYRKDQGAKATVPVCGTRGAVFWKADMDIDCDGRPGPRCNSGTDPYFSASTAYAQSDGRPLSSEETPYVVVPAPSDVWNHRSHGVRGGSVVAVVYRDRVRYAVVGDTGPADIIGEASHATAESLGIDPDPRGGGTSSGVTYIVFEDSRVTPIEDHDAAVTEGKRLARRFVDDAG; the protein is encoded by the coding sequence ATGGCCGGAGTCGCCATGCTGGCCCCCTCGGCGCCCCCCGCCCCCTCGGAGCCGGCCACCGCGCCCCCCGCCCCGCTGCCGCCGGCCGCCGCGCCCCAGCCGGTCACCGCTCCCGTGATGTCCCCGCCGGCCGTCGCGCCGCCCGCGGTTCCAGTGCCCCCCGTTCTGCCCCCCGTCACCGCGCCCCCCGTCACCGCGCCCTCCACCCCCGCGGCCTCCGGCACCGCACCCGCGCCCCGCACCGAACCGGGCGCGCGGCGCGCGGACGCCGTCTCGGCCGCCGACCTGCTGGCCAGGGTGCGCACCTGCACCCCGGTCTCCCGGGGCCGCTACCGCAAGGACCAGGGCGCCAAGGCCACCGTCCCGGTGTGCGGGACCCGCGGCGCCGTGTTCTGGAAGGCCGACATGGACATCGACTGCGACGGCCGGCCCGGTCCCCGCTGCAACTCCGGGACCGACCCGTACTTCTCCGCCTCCACCGCCTACGCGCAGTCCGACGGACGGCCGCTGAGCTCCGAGGAGACCCCCTACGTGGTGGTGCCCGCGCCCAGTGACGTGTGGAACCACCGGTCCCACGGCGTGCGCGGCGGATCGGTCGTGGCCGTGGTGTACCGCGACCGGGTGCGGTACGCGGTCGTCGGCGACACCGGCCCCGCGGACATCATCGGCGAGGCGTCCCACGCCACGGCCGAGTCGCTGGGCATCGACCCCGACCCGCGGGGCGGCGGCACCTCCTCCGGAGTCACCTACATCGTGTTCGAGGACAGCCGGGTGACGCCCATCGAGGACCACGACGCCGCGGTGACGGAGGGCAAGCGCCTCGCCCGCCGGTTCGTGGACGACGCCGGCTGA